CTGAACTTTGGCAACAAGTAATTGACGTAAATCTTACGGGAGTTTTCAATTGTTGCAAATGTGCTTCGGATGTGATGGTTGAAAAAGGATATGGACGCATTATCAACGCTTCATCCGTTGTAGCTTTGTATGGAAATTTCGGTCAAACAAATTATGTTGCAACAAAGGCGGGATTAATTGGCATGACCAAAACATTAGCTAAAGAATTAGGACGAAAGGGAATTACAGTAAATGCTGTTGCGCCCGGTTTTATTGCGACTGAAATGGTAAAAAAAATGCCATCGGAAGTATTGAAATCAATGGAAGAAAAAGTTCCTGTAAAACGCCTTGGTTTGCCTGAAGAAATTGCTTCTGCGTATCTTTTCCTCGCCAGTGATGATGCTGCTTATATCAATGGCGCAGTATTAAGCGTAGATGGCGGTATAACTATCTAATCTTAATTAATATGGCAACAAAAGAACAAGTGCTCGGTGCAGCTATTTTATTTGCATTGTACGGAATAATTATTCTATACTTTGTAATTAAAGGTTCACGCGGTACTAAAAATATTAACGATTATGCCGTAGGAAGTTTTACGTTTTCTCCTGTATTTGTTGCGCTTTCGCTTGCAGCAGCAATGACAAGCGCTGCTACTTTTGTGATTAATCCGGGCTTGGTGGCAACCTATGGAGTGAGCGGTTATTTTTCTTTCGGTATTGTTTTTCCTATCGCTTCTTTAACTTCGTTAGTAATTCTTACCAAAAGTTTCCGAAAATTTGGTCAATCTGTTAATGCTCTTTCTCTTTCGAGTTGGATTGGGAAAAAATACGATAGTAAAAGTTATGCTCTTTTCGTGGCTTTTCTCACGGTGCTTTTAATCGCTTTTGTTGTACTTATTTTAGTGGCTTTGACAAAAGTTATATCACAAGCATTAAATGCGAATCAAATTTTAGTTCTTGCAATTATCATTGCGTTTACATTCGGTTATATGATGTTCGGAGGAGCAAATTCAATGGTTTATACTAACGTAATTCAGGCAAGTATAATGGTTTTAGTTGCTTTGATTTTGATAGGATCCGGTATTCAGTTTTTAAAAGATGGAGTAGGAGGTTTTTTTGAGAAATTAGGAGCGATTGACCCCAATCTTGTAGCTGTAACCAATACTAAAAGTCCTCTTTTCCGTGACTTTTTTGAAATCATTTTAGCGCAAATTATTGTAGGCGCCGCCGTTGTTTGTCAACCGCACATTATTACCAAATCACTTTTACTGAAAAAAGAAAACGATGTAAATAAATTTTTAGTAGTAACGGTAATTGTTCAAATGCTCTTTTTTACCGTAGTTGTAGCCGGACTTTTTGCACGACTTAAATTTCCCGATTTGATGCAGAACGGAAAAGCTTTAAATGTAGACAGCATCATACCCGCGTATGTTATTTCAGTTTTTTCAGGTGGATTTGGTGCGCTGTTGGTTGGTTTGTTGGTTATTTTAGGATTAATCAGCGCGGGTTTTTCCACTATAGAAGGATTAATTCAATCGCTGAGCACTACCATTACTACCGATATTATTAAACCACTTTTTGGAAGAAATATTACGAATGAAAAAAAATATGTCAACATTAATCGAATAGTAATTATTGTATTAGCAATAGTCTCATTTTTTGTGGCGCGGGATCAGATTCTCCATCCTAAATTAAGTGTGGCAATTTTTGCTCAAAATGGAGTTTACGCTTATTTTTCTATTCTTTTTGTTCCAATTATTTTTGGAATATTTTTAAAAGGAGTAAAAATTAAAGCAGCCTTGTCAGGTTCGTTAACTGCATTAGTGGTATATTATACCGTGTATTATGTTTTTCCTGCAATGATGAAAACAGGAACTGATTTCGGACATTTCAATTTGTATTTTGCCGATAAAGTTCAAAATCCGGCAATAGCAGCAGCGATAGCAATTATACTTTCATTAATTGTAGGATTTATTGTACATTTGACTAATAAAAAGCAAACTGAAAGCGTTCAACAGTAGGCAAATTTGTATTGGTATTGAAATCTAAATATCTATAAATGAAAACACTTGAAGAAATTTATAAAAATAAACTTATTCCGCTCTGGAAAGTGGCGGATTTATTAAAAAGCGATATTGATGTAATTGTAGCTCAATGCGCTTCGGAACCACAAGGTTGTATGTCGCATTTTCATTTGGCAAAAGATAAAGCTCGTGACGTAAAAGTGTTTTCGGTATTAACATTGAAGCCTTACGATTTTTATATGAAACCTGAAATGAAAGGACATTTTGAACTTTGCAGTTGGTTTCACGCACCCGGTTCACGTAAAGCATTAAAAGAAAAAACAGGAACGGTAACTTATGTTCCTAATATGCTTCACCGCGCAGCTTCCGACCGTATGAAAGTACGTCGTCCCTATATGTTTGTAGGTACTTGTACACCACCCGACGAAAAAGGTTTTGTTTCACTTTCACTCGGTATTACTTATGAAAAAGATATCTTGGAGGCGGCTGAAATCACTGTTTTAGAAGTGAATGATCAACTTCCGAGAACCTTTGGAGATACTCAAGTGCATATTTCGGATGTTACTTATTTTACGGAATATTCCCAACTTCCACCTACACTACCCGAACCTGTACCGGACGAAACAGCCATGTCAATCGGGAAAAATATTGCTAATTTAATTGAAGATGGCTCAACAATTCAATTGGGCATTGGTGAAATTCCCAATGCGGCTGCTTTGATGTTGAAAGATAAAAAAGATTTGGGAGTTCATACGGAAATGATGGTTGACAGTATGATGGAATTATATGAAATGGGAGTTATTACCAATAAACAGAAAAGCATTCATAAAGGAAAATTTATCTGCACTTTTGCTATGGGAAGTGAGAAATTGTATAAATGGTTAGACAATAATCAAGCAGTGGAATTTCTTCGTGGAAGTTATGTGAATGATCCTTGTTTAATTCGTCAAAATTCTAAAATGGTTTCGATAAACACATGTATAATGGTCGACTTTACAGGTCAGGTAGCAAGTGAAAGTATGGGAATCGAACAGTATTCAGGTACGGGCGGACAAAGCGATACCGCTGTAGGAGCTACAGAAGGATTGGATGGAAAAGGAAAATCCATTATAGCTTGTAGGTCTACAGCGAAAAACGGAACAATTTCTACTATTGTGCCTGTATTGCCTGCTGGAACAGGAGTTACATTACACAGAAGTAATACCGATTATGTTGTTACTGAACACGGGAGCGTACGTTTGACCGGATTAACTGTAAGGGAACGTACAGAGGCGCTGATATCTATCGCTCATCCTGATTTTAGGGAAGAATTGAAAAAACAGGCGCAAGAAATGGGATATATTGATTGAAAAATTCAAGTGTCAATATACCCAATTTATTATAAATCATTCAATTAATAAACGAATATGTTACCGATAAAAATATTAAGTACGTCAATTTATGTACCGGGAGAACCAATTGATAATATGGAACTCAAGAAATTAACAGGAATTGAATTTGACGCAGCTAAAATAGAGAATAAAATAGGGATAAAACAACGTCATATCGCTCGTTTACGTGGATTACAAGAAACTACAGCTGACTTTGTTACCAAAGCCGCCGAGCAAGTCATTCAAAATGCGGGGATTACACCTGACGAGATTGGATTAATAATTGTTGCAACAGATACTCCGGAATACATTACGCCCGCCACAGCTATTTTATTACAGGGAAGAATTCAAGGCGGCGAAAAATGGAGTATGGCATTTGACGTTGCAGCTTCATGTGCCAGCTTTACAATGGCTTTTGACACGGCTTCTCGTATTTTATCAACCAACCCGAAAATAAAATATGCTCTTATTACGGGTGTATATAATATGCCTGCTTTTATTCGCGAGGGAGATGCTTTCAGTTATCCTATTTTTGCCGATGGAGCCGCTTCATTTATCTTAACAAAAGATGAAAATTCTTCTTCAATATACATTGGAAACCAGATGCTTACCGATGGAACTCAATTTGATTACATAGGAATTTATGCGGGTGGAAGTAAAATGCCAGTAACTAAAGATATTTTGGATGAAAAGAAAAACGGATTGTTAAGTTTAAAACCACTTCCGGGGGATAGAAACGTACGACTCTGGCCTATAGTTGTAGAAAAATTATTGAAAGAATATGATACAAAAGCAGATGAAATCGATCATTATATTTTTACACAAATTAATAAATCTGTGATACAAAAAGTAATGGAAGAACTCAAACAACCGGAAGAAAAGGCGATGTTTGTAATGGATAAATATGGCTATACCGGTTCAGCTTGTGTTCCTATGGCATTTCATGAAGGAGTGAAATCTGGGAAAATAAAAAGAGGAGACAAGGTGCTTTTTATGGCTTCAGGTGCGGGATTATCGGTTGGAAGTAATTTAATTATTTATTGAATAAGTATAATATGGTTAATGTAGGAATAGTGGGAACAGGAATTTATATTCCGGGAAAAAGAATGACTGCTGCTGAAATTTCTGAAGCTACTAAAGGAGTTTGGAGTGAAAATGCGGTAATTGAAAAATTGGGAATTGTAGAAAAACCCATTCCGGGCAAAGAAGACGGAACGCAGCAGATGGGTGTAAATGCGGCTTTGGATTGTTTGAAAAATACCGGAATAAACCCGCTGGAAATTGATTTAATCCTCTGTATTGGCGAGGAATGGAAAGAATATCCGTTGACAACTTCAGGAATTTATATTCAGGAAAAAATAGGAGCGGATAATGCGTGGGCAATTGATATTCAACAACGTTGCAATTCAACCATTGCAGCTATGAAAATTGCCAAAGATATGATGATTGCTGATGAAGAAATTAAAACAGTGATGATTGTCGGCGGATATAGGAACGGAGATTTCATCGATTTTGAGGATAGTTCCGTTTCGTTTATGTTCAATCTTTCAGCAGGCGCGGGTGCCATGATTTTAAAACGTAATTATGGCAAAAATCTGATTCTTGGAACTCATATAATAACAGACGGAACTTTGGCGCGTGACGCAGGCGTTTTGTACGGTGGAACTGAAAATCCAATTACTTGTGAAAACGCAAATGTGGCATATAAATCTTTAAAAGTTTTTGATGAGAAGCACATGAAGGACCGTTTGAATGAAGTCTCTATGAAAAACTGGTTTCATTGCATTGATAAAGCATTTGAAAAATCGGAAGTTTTAAAAAGTGAATTGGGGTTTTTGTGTTGTTTGCATTTTAAACGTAGTATGTACGATTTTATGCTCGCAGAACTTGGTTTAACCACAGAACAAAGTATTTATTTAGAACAATATGGACACATTGGACAGATTGATCCTATTTTAGTTTTACATTTAGCTCAACAAAAAGGATTATTAAAGGAAGGAACTGTAATTTCGATGATTGCCGCAGGGATTGGTTACGCCTGGGGAGCAAATGTAATAAAATGGGGATAAATATCGGTCAATAGATATTTTAAAATAGATAAATACTAATAAATCAATAATATATGTGTTAAAAATATAGATAAGCATATAAAGTCAATGCTCATATTTATTTTTTATTTTAAATAATCAAAAAACGAATTATCAATTTTGTAATAACAATTTAAATTTTAATTAATCATGAAAAAACTATTTTTTATTTCAATTTTAGTTGCACTCATTTTTGCTTCCTGTACCGATGACGTAGAAGTTACCGGTGTACAACTTGACAAAGCAACTTTATCTGTAAATGCAGGAGATTCAGCAATTCTTATCGCAAATGCTGTTCCTTCGGGAGCAAAAGGCACAGTTGTATGGTCTTCATCCGATACTCAAATTGCGACTGTTTCAGGCGGTGTTGTAAAGGGCATCAAAGAGGGAACAGCCAATATTGTAGCTACAATTGGTACATACACTGCAACATGTGTTGTAACTGTAAATCCAAAACCATATAATGCATCGACAGATGGTATTGTTGGAAGTTGGATTTCAAAAGACGAAAATGTATCGGTTTTATTGAAAACTTATTTTGCAATAGACTCTATTACCGCCAAATTTAAAAGTGATAATACATATTTAGTTGAATCCTATTCATCAGGAGCAAAAACTACGTATGTAGGTACTTATGTTCAAACAAAACCTACCTCGGGAACAATTTGGACAATCGTTTTAAATCAATCAAGTCCAACTGCGGTTAAAAGTGAAGGAATTTTTGAGGTTACAGGGACAACTCCTAATTTTACAATGAAATATGAGGTGGCTCAAACCGAACCTAATATTGGAGCAACGCCTCCGACTACTGAAGCTGGTTTTGGTAGTACTAATGGAGGAGCCTTATCAACTTGGAATGTGCAGACATTTGTAAGAACAGGAAACTAAATAATTTTATTTGAAAATCGGGATGTAATTTTTTATATCCTGATTTCTATTTTCAAAATAAAGATCTATTTATGAAAAAACTAGTAGGATTTTTAATCTTAATCATTGTTTTCTATTGTTCTGCCTATTCTCAATTGCCTTCAAATCAGTATTTTACGAAGGAGATTCCTGAAAAAGCAAATAAAGAATTTCAATTTATAGGTTATTACATTAATCAAGGAGTTATGTCTAACATATATCCGAAAAATGATTTTCTCAAAGGACAAGTTGTCGGGCGTTTGTTTGGAGGAAATACGACAGTCACTTCAAATGAATATACGAGTAAATATGTGGAACAGCGTTTAATTCCTTTCTTTATTTACACGCCTCATTTGTTTAATGGTAAAGCAACATTGAGAGCTTCATTTGAGTTAGACTGGACGTGGGGAGATGCTGCTTATGGCGTGGGTGGAAATTTTGGAGGTGCATTCTCGGCAGATCAGGTAA
The genomic region above belongs to uncultured Paludibacter sp. and contains:
- the fabG gene encoding 3-oxoacyl-(acyl-carrier-protein) reductase FabG, whose product is MKKLENKIAIITGGADGIGKATVEKFASEGAVVIVWDLNEEKGNETVESISKNGGKAEFMKVNTAVFAEVEEATKKTVEKHGTLDIIINNAGITRDASIKKMTSELWQQVIDVNLTGVFNCCKCASDVMVEKGYGRIINASSVVALYGNFGQTNYVATKAGLIGMTKTLAKELGRKGITVNAVAPGFIATEMVKKMPSEVLKSMEEKVPVKRLGLPEEIASAYLFLASDDAAYINGAVLSVDGGITI
- a CDS encoding Na+/panthothenate symporter; amino-acid sequence: MATKEQVLGAAILFALYGIIILYFVIKGSRGTKNINDYAVGSFTFSPVFVALSLAAAMTSAATFVINPGLVATYGVSGYFSFGIVFPIASLTSLVILTKSFRKFGQSVNALSLSSWIGKKYDSKSYALFVAFLTVLLIAFVVLILVALTKVISQALNANQILVLAIIIAFTFGYMMFGGANSMVYTNVIQASIMVLVALILIGSGIQFLKDGVGGFFEKLGAIDPNLVAVTNTKSPLFRDFFEIILAQIIVGAAVVCQPHIITKSLLLKKENDVNKFLVVTVIVQMLFFTVVVAGLFARLKFPDLMQNGKALNVDSIIPAYVISVFSGGFGALLVGLLVILGLISAGFSTIEGLIQSLSTTITTDIIKPLFGRNITNEKKYVNINRIVIIVLAIVSFFVARDQILHPKLSVAIFAQNGVYAYFSILFVPIIFGIFLKGVKIKAALSGSLTALVVYYTVYYVFPAMMKTGTDFGHFNLYFADKVQNPAIAAAIAIILSLIVGFIVHLTNKKQTESVQQ
- the cat gene encoding 4-hydroxybutyrate coenzyme A transferase — translated: MKTLEEIYKNKLIPLWKVADLLKSDIDVIVAQCASEPQGCMSHFHLAKDKARDVKVFSVLTLKPYDFYMKPEMKGHFELCSWFHAPGSRKALKEKTGTVTYVPNMLHRAASDRMKVRRPYMFVGTCTPPDEKGFVSLSLGITYEKDILEAAEITVLEVNDQLPRTFGDTQVHISDVTYFTEYSQLPPTLPEPVPDETAMSIGKNIANLIEDGSTIQLGIGEIPNAAALMLKDKKDLGVHTEMMVDSMMELYEMGVITNKQKSIHKGKFICTFAMGSEKLYKWLDNNQAVEFLRGSYVNDPCLIRQNSKMVSINTCIMVDFTGQVASESMGIEQYSGTGGQSDTAVGATEGLDGKGKSIIACRSTAKNGTISTIVPVLPAGTGVTLHRSNTDYVVTEHGSVRLTGLTVRERTEALISIAHPDFREELKKQAQEMGYID
- a CDS encoding 3-oxoacyl-(acyl-carrier-protein) synthase, KASIII, translating into MLPIKILSTSIYVPGEPIDNMELKKLTGIEFDAAKIENKIGIKQRHIARLRGLQETTADFVTKAAEQVIQNAGITPDEIGLIIVATDTPEYITPATAILLQGRIQGGEKWSMAFDVAASCASFTMAFDTASRILSTNPKIKYALITGVYNMPAFIREGDAFSYPIFADGAASFILTKDENSSSIYIGNQMLTDGTQFDYIGIYAGGSKMPVTKDILDEKKNGLLSLKPLPGDRNVRLWPIVVEKLLKEYDTKADEIDHYIFTQINKSVIQKVMEELKQPEEKAMFVMDKYGYTGSACVPMAFHEGVKSGKIKRGDKVLFMASGAGLSVGSNLIIY
- a CDS encoding 3-oxoacyl-(acyl-carrier-protein) synthase, KASIII; the encoded protein is MVNVGIVGTGIYIPGKRMTAAEISEATKGVWSENAVIEKLGIVEKPIPGKEDGTQQMGVNAALDCLKNTGINPLEIDLILCIGEEWKEYPLTTSGIYIQEKIGADNAWAIDIQQRCNSTIAAMKIAKDMMIADEEIKTVMIVGGYRNGDFIDFEDSSVSFMFNLSAGAGAMILKRNYGKNLILGTHIITDGTLARDAGVLYGGTENPITCENANVAYKSLKVFDEKHMKDRLNEVSMKNWFHCIDKAFEKSEVLKSELGFLCCLHFKRSMYDFMLAELGLTTEQSIYLEQYGHIGQIDPILVLHLAQQKGLLKEGTVISMIAAGIGYAWGANVIKWG
- a CDS encoding exported hypothetical protein (Evidence 5 : Unknown function) — its product is MKKLFFISILVALIFASCTDDVEVTGVQLDKATLSVNAGDSAILIANAVPSGAKGTVVWSSSDTQIATVSGGVVKGIKEGTANIVATIGTYTATCVVTVNPKPYNASTDGIVGSWISKDENVSVLLKTYFAIDSITAKFKSDNTYLVESYSSGAKTTYVGTYVQTKPTSGTIWTIVLNQSSPTAVKSEGIFEVTGTTPNFTMKYEVAQTEPNIGATPPTTEAGFGSTNGGALSTWNVQTFVRTGN